A window of Onychostoma macrolepis isolate SWU-2019 chromosome 01, ASM1243209v1, whole genome shotgun sequence contains these coding sequences:
- the LOC131543549 gene encoding CD209 antigen-like, with product MLQSSSRDQLEKDQLQNSFNSLNQKKLELENRVKDLTAEKSQLQSNFNSLSQEKLELETRVRDVTAEKSQLQSFLSQEKLELETRVRDLTAEKNQWKTRVSDLTTEKSQLQSNFNSLSQEKLELETRVRDVTAEKSQLQSFLSQEKLELETRVRDLTAEKNQWKTRVRDLTTEKSQLQSNFNSLSQEKLELETRVRDVTAEKSQLQSFLSQEKLELETRVRDLTAEKNQWKTRVSDLTTEKSQLQSNFNSLSQEKLELETRVRDLTAEKSQLQSNFNSLSQEKLELETRVRDLSAEKSQLQNRLNSLSQKKLELETEIPKLSEQATGCLFTSNELKSWSDSRQYCRDHGADLIIINTEEKQRNISSLVKERVWIGLSDTEQEGNMTWVDNSTLTQGFWFKGEPNNADGNEDCIEIIPGYPFLNNWNDLPCSEKRKGICETSSSTPKCYDIS from the exons ATGTTACAGTCCAGTTCAAGAGATCAACTGGAGAAAGACCAGTTACAGAACAGCTTTAACTCTTTGAATCAGAAGAAGCTGGAGCTGGAGAACAGAGTCAAAGATCTCACTGCTGAGAAAAGCCAGTTACAGAGCAACTTCAACTCTTTGAGTCAGGAGAAATTGGAGCTGGAGACCAGAGTCAGAGATGTCACTGCTGAGAAAAGCCAGTTACAGAGCTTTTTGAGTCAGGAGAAACTGGAGCTGGAGACCAGAGTCAGAGATCTCACTGCTGAGAAAAACCAGTGGAAGACCAGAGTCAGTGATCTCACTACTGAGAAAAGCCAGTTACAGAGCAACTTCAACTCTTTGAGTCAGGAGAAATTGGAGCTGGAGACCAGAGTCAGAGATGTCACTGCTGAGAAAAGCCAGTTACAGAGCTTTTTGAGTCAGGAGAAACTGGAGCTGGAGACCAGAGTCAGAGATCTCACTGCTGAGAAAAACCAGTGGAAGACCAGAGTCAGAGATCTCACTACTGAGAAAAGCCAGTTACAGAGCAACTTCAACTCTTTGAGTCAGGAGAAATTGGAGCTGGAGACCAGAGTCAGAGATGTCACTGCTGAGAAAAGCCAGTTACAGAGCTTTTTGAGTCAGGAGAAACTGGAGCTGGAGACCAGAGTCAGAGATCTCACTGCTGAGAAAAACCAGTGGAAGACCAGAGTCAGTGATCTCACTACTGAGAAAAGCCAGTTACAGAGCAACTTCAACTCTTTGAGTCAGGAGAAATTGGAGCTGGAGACCAGAGTCAGAGATCTCACTGCTGAGAAAAGCCAGTTACAGAGCAACTTCAACTCTTTGAGTCAGGAGAAACTGGAGCTGGAGACCAGAGTCAGAGATCTCAGTGCTGAAAAAAGCCAGTTACAGAACAGATTAAATTCTTTGAGTCAGAAGAAACTGGAGTTAGAGACTGAGATACCAAAGTTATCTGAACAag CAACTGGCTGCCTTTTCACATCCAATGAGTTGAAGAGCTGGTCTGACAGCAGGCAGTACTGCAGGGATCATGGTGCTGATCTGATCATTATCAACACTGAAGAGAAGCAG AGAAACATATCTTCATTGGTCAAGGAGAGAGTGTGGATTGGTTTGTCTGACACAGAGCAGGAAGGCAACATGACATGGGTGGATAATTCAACACTGACACAAGG GTTTTGGTTCAAAGGTGAGCCGAATAATGCTGATGGAAATGAGGACTGTATTGAAATTATACCTGGATATCCCTTCCTGAACAACTGGAATGATCTGCCATGCTCAGAGAAGAGAAAGGGGATTTGTGAGACTTCAAGTTCCACGCCTAAATGTtatgatatttcataa
- the LOC131546996 gene encoding CD209 antigen-like protein C isoform X1, with protein sequence MELEDIYENIEKEDIKDTCEPQTQSRCQDEGKARKQRGSRCLVLITVSLGLICVLLLVFIILQHITITAERDLIKSYKNTVKEFNQTINSLQDNYTDLMTEKHQLQNNFSSLSQKNLELETRVKDLTAEKNQLQSNFNSLSQKKLELETEIRKLSDQGKGRLFMSTEAKSWSDSRQYCRDCGADLVIINTQEKQQLVSSLVKEIVWIGLSDIQQEGYMKWVDNSPLKQGFWEKNEPNDAAGNEDCIELNPAKPVLKNWNDIPCSDKRKCICDN encoded by the exons ATGGAATTAGAGgacatttatgaaaatattgaaaaagAAGATATTAAGGACACATGTGAACCTCAAACACAAAGTCGCTGCCAGGATGAAGGAAAAGCTCGAAAGCAAA GAGGAAGTAGATGTTTGGTGTTGATCACAGTGAGTCTCGGGCTCAtttgtgttcttctgctggTCTTCATCATACTGCAGCACATCACCATCACAGCAGAGAGAGACCTGATAAAGAGTTACAAGAACACAGTTAAAGAGTTCAATCAAACCATTAACAGCTTACAAGACAATTACACTGATCTAATGACTGAAAAACACCAACTGCAGAACAACTTCAGCTCTTTGAGTCAGAAGAATCTGGAGCTGGAGACCAGAGTCAAAGATCTCACTGCTGAGAAAAACCAGTTACAGAGCAACTTCAACTCTTTGAGTCAGAAGAAGCTGGAGTTAGAGACTGAGATAAGGAAGTTATCTGATCAAG GAAAGGGCAGGCTTTTCATGTCCACTGAAGCGAAGAGCTGGTCTGACAGCAGGCAGTACTGCAGGGATTGTGGAGCTGATCTGGTCATTATCAACACTCAAGAGAAGCAG cagcTGGTATCTTCTTTAGTCAAGGAGATAGTGTGGATTGGTTTGTCTGACATACAGCAGGAAGGCTACATGAAATGGGTGGATAATTCACCACTGAAACAAGG gttttgggaaaaaaatgagCCGAATGACGCAGCTGGAAATGAAGACTGCATTGAACTGAATCCTGCAAAACCCGTCCTGAAAAACTGGAACGATATCCCATGCTCAGATAAGAGAAAATGCATCTGTGATAATTAG
- the LOC131546996 gene encoding CD209 antigen-like protein C isoform X2 has protein sequence MELEDIYENIEKEDIKDTCEPQTQSRCQDEGKARKQRGSRCLVLITVSLGLICVLLLVFIILQHITITAERDLIKSYKNTVKEFNQTINSLQDNYTDLMTEKHQLQNNFSSLSQKNLELETRVKDLTAEKNQLQSNFNSLSQKKLELETEIRKLSDQGKGRLFMSTEAKSWSDSRQYCRDCGADLVIINTQEKQLVSSLVKEIVWIGLSDIQQEGYMKWVDNSPLKQGFWEKNEPNDAAGNEDCIELNPAKPVLKNWNDIPCSDKRKCICDN, from the exons ATGGAATTAGAGgacatttatgaaaatattgaaaaagAAGATATTAAGGACACATGTGAACCTCAAACACAAAGTCGCTGCCAGGATGAAGGAAAAGCTCGAAAGCAAA GAGGAAGTAGATGTTTGGTGTTGATCACAGTGAGTCTCGGGCTCAtttgtgttcttctgctggTCTTCATCATACTGCAGCACATCACCATCACAGCAGAGAGAGACCTGATAAAGAGTTACAAGAACACAGTTAAAGAGTTCAATCAAACCATTAACAGCTTACAAGACAATTACACTGATCTAATGACTGAAAAACACCAACTGCAGAACAACTTCAGCTCTTTGAGTCAGAAGAATCTGGAGCTGGAGACCAGAGTCAAAGATCTCACTGCTGAGAAAAACCAGTTACAGAGCAACTTCAACTCTTTGAGTCAGAAGAAGCTGGAGTTAGAGACTGAGATAAGGAAGTTATCTGATCAAG GAAAGGGCAGGCTTTTCATGTCCACTGAAGCGAAGAGCTGGTCTGACAGCAGGCAGTACTGCAGGGATTGTGGAGCTGATCTGGTCATTATCAACACTCAAGAGAAGCAG cTGGTATCTTCTTTAGTCAAGGAGATAGTGTGGATTGGTTTGTCTGACATACAGCAGGAAGGCTACATGAAATGGGTGGATAATTCACCACTGAAACAAGG gttttgggaaaaaaatgagCCGAATGACGCAGCTGGAAATGAAGACTGCATTGAACTGAATCCTGCAAAACCCGTCCTGAAAAACTGGAACGATATCCCATGCTCAGATAAGAGAAAATGCATCTGTGATAATTAG